A genome region from Brassica oleracea var. oleracea cultivar TO1000 chromosome C2, BOL, whole genome shotgun sequence includes the following:
- the LOC106325238 gene encoding LOW QUALITY PROTEIN: NAC domain-containing protein 86 (The sequence of the model RefSeq protein was modified relative to this genomic sequence to represent the inferred CDS: inserted 3 bases in 2 codons), whose product MAPVSMPPGFRFHPTDEELVIYYLKRKINGRTIELEIIPEIDLYKCEPWDLPGKSLLPSKDLEWFFFSPRDRKYPNGSRTNRATKAGYWKATGKDRKVTSHSRTVGTKKTLVYYRGRAPHGSRTDWVMHEYRLEEQECDSKSGIQDAYALCRVFKKSALANKLEEQHHGMKRKKATTNSEQSTSSTCLYSDGMYENLENSGYPVSPDHGLTQLGNISSSDMETIENKWSHFMSHDTSFNFPAQSQFCSQYGTITYPPSKAEIAFECGRLKNRMLPPAPPLHVEDLAHSEHLGTNVANDTDQMLSKIIALAQASHEPHNSLGSWEFASASGNFQGDVCYPGEKASGSWVEANMKAVDMQAHDGRFKEERIVENLRWVGVSNKELEKSFIEEHSTVVPIEDIWSYRKDSHEHQDGEGVNNNGDVDDVYTLEFSENELNANNSDKINNNDHDATSSPRFEMVNKVEVSHGLSVTTRQVTNTCFQQIVPSQTVIVYINPTGTVNCEHEKKLTEEVHVVKQINPRIDSFVSKILGPWRRFAYXIGFVHILLLIYCANQGGNSNENQRSEGDCNDRGKILITKCCSEKNIWKKKKEKNIVDEKVFSVQDSFMLKKLGLSVAXLAVSTICLIFNVKFNMDLHFFYCTTDYMCLGGLSSPLLSFLLFHFSTPV is encoded by the exons ATGGCTCCTGTTTCAATGCCTCCTGGTTTCCGGTTTCATCCAACAGACGAAGAGCTTGTCATCTACTACCTCAAACGAAAGATTAATGGCCGGACGATCGAATTAGAGATAATTCCCGAGATTGATCTCTACAAATGCGAGCCCTGGGATTTACCCG GGAAGTCCTTGCTCCCAAGTAAAGACCTAGAATGGTTTTTCTTCAGTCCCCGAGACCGGAAATATCCCAATGGATCCAGAACTAACCGGGCGACAAAAGCAGGTTACTGGAAAGCCACAGGAAAAGATCGTAAAGTTACTTCCCATTCGCGGACTGTCGGAACAAAGAAAACGCTAGTTTATTATCGAGGACGAGCGCCTCACGGCTCTCGTACCGATTGGGTCATGCATGAGTACCGTCTTGAAGAGCAAGAATGCGACTCCAAGTCCGGCATACAG GATGCGTATGCACTTTGTCGAGTATTCAAGAAGAGTGCTTTAGCCAACAAGTTAGAAGAACAACATCATGGCATGAAGAGGAAGAAAGCAACGACTAATAGTGAACAATCTACTTCTAGTACTTGTTTGTATTCTGATGGAATGTATGAAAACCTAGAAAACTCGGGATATCCGGTCTCACCCGATCACGGATTAACTCAACTGGGTAACATTTCTTCGTCCGATATGGAAACGATAGAGAACAAATGGAGTCATTTTATGTCGCATGACACGTCTTTTAACTTCCCAGCACAGTCACAGTTTTGTTCTCAATATGGAACAATCACATATCCTCCCTCGAAG GCCGAGATAGCGTTCGAGTGTGGAAGACTAAAAAATCGTATGTTGCCGCCAGCGCCACCACTCCACGTTGAAGATCTCGCACATAGCGAACATTTGGGAACCAATGTAGCTAATGACACGGATCAAATGTTGAGCAAGATCATAGCATTAGCTCAAGCTTCTCACGAGCCACACAACAGTCTAGGCTCATGGGAATTTGCTTCTGCTTCCGGAAACTTTCAGGGAGACGTTTGCTATCCCGGAGAAAAAGCCTCAGGTTCATGGGTAGAGGCGAACATGAAGGCTGTTGATATGCAAGCGCATGATGGGAGGTTTAAGGAAGAGAGAATTGTCGAGAACTTGAGATGGGTAGGAGTATCAAACAAGGAACTAGAAAAG AGCTTCATTGAAGAACACTCCACAGTAGTTCCTATAGAAGATATTTGGAGTTATCGTAAGGATAGTCATGAACATCAAG ATGGTGAGGGAGTTAACAACAATGGAGATGTGGATGATGTTTACACACTTGAGTTCTCCGAAAACGAACTCAACGCCAATAATTCGGACAAGATAAACAACAATGATCATGACGCAACGAGTTCACCTCGTTTTGAGATGGTTAACAAAGTTGAGGTTAGCCATGGATTGTCTGTTACAACTCGTCAGGTAACCAATACATGCTTTCAACAGATTGTACCATCTCAAACCGTAATTGTTTACATAAATCCAACGGGTACCGTAAACTGTGAACATGAGAAGAAACTAACGGAGGAGGTTCATGTCGTTAAGCAGATTAATCCGCGAATTGACAGCTTTGTCTCCAAAATTCTTGGACCGTGGAGAAGATTTGCGT TTATTGGTTTCGTTCATATCCTCTTATTAATATACTGTGCTAATCAAGGAGGTAACTCCAATGAAAACCAACGCAGTGAAGGAGATTGTAACGATCGGGGAAAAATACTAATTACGAAATGCTGTAGTGAGAAAAATATTTGGAAGAAGAAGAAGGAGAAAAACATAGTTGATGAAAAAGTTTTCAGCGTTCAAGATAGTTTTATGTTGAAGAAGTTGGGGCTTTCTGTTGC GTTAGCTGTTTCAACCATATGTCTTATATTTAATGTGAAGTTCAATATGGATTTGCACTTTTTTTATTGTACTACGGACTATATGTGTCTAGGAGGGCTTTCCTCTCCTTTGCTTTCTTTTTTACTTTTTCATTTTTCTACACCTGTCTGA
- the LOC106321172 gene encoding cytosolic isocitrate dehydrogenase [NADP], protein MAFEKIKVANPIVEMDGDEMTRVIWKSIKDKLITPFVELDIKYFDLGLPHRDATDDKVTIESAEATKKYNVAIKCATITPDEGRVTEFGLKQMWRSPNGTIRNILNGTVFREPIICKNVPKLVPGWTKPICIGRHAFGDQYRATDAVIKGPGKLTMTFEGKDGKTETEVFTFTGEGGVAMAMYNTDESIRAFAEASMNTAYEKKWPLYLSTKNTILKKYDGRFKDIFQEVYEASWKSKYEAAGIWYEHRLIDDMVAYALKSEGGYVWACKNYDGDVQSDFLAQGFGSLGLMTSVLVCPDGKTIEAEAAHGTVTRHYRVHQKGGETSTNSIASIFAWTRGLAHRAKLDDNSKLLEFTEKLEAACVGTVESGKMTKDLALIIHGSKLSRDTYLNTEEFIDAVADELKTRLGIKA, encoded by the exons ATGGCCTTCGAGAAGATCAAGGTTGCAAATCCCATCGTCGAGATGGATG GTGATGAAATGACCCGAGTTATCTGGAAGTCCATCAAGGACAAG CTTATTACCCCTTTCGTGGAGTTGGATATCAAGTACTTCGACCTTGGCCTTCCTCACCGTGATGCTACCGATGACAAAGTTACTATCGAAAGCGCTGAAGCCACTAAGAA GTATAATGTTGCAATCAAGTGTGCCACCATCACTCCAG ATGAAGGCCGTGTCACTGAATTTGGCTTGAAGCAGATGTGGAGAAGTCCAAATGGAACCATCAGGAATATTCTGAATG GAACTGTTTTTAGAGAACCAATTATCTGCAAAAATGTTCCCAAGCTTGTCCCAG GCTGGACGAAGCCCATCTGCATTGGAAGGCATGCTTTTGGTGATCAGTACCGTGCCACTGATGCTGTTATCAAGGGTCCAGGAAAACTGACTATGACTTTTG AGGGAAAAGATGGGAAAACTGAAACTGAAGTGTTCACATTTACTGGCGAAGGTGGTGTTGCCATGGCCATGTACAACACTGATGAG TCCATCCGTGCGTTTGCTGAGGCATCGATGAACACTGCTTATGAGAAAAAGTGGCCACTTTATCTTAGCACAAAGAACACCATTCTTAAGAAATACGATGGCAG ATTCAAAGACATCTTCCAGGAGGTGTATGAAGCCAGCTGGAAATCAAAGTATGAGGCTGCTGGAATATG GTATGAACACCGTCTCATTGATGATATGGTGGCTTACGCTCTTAAGAGCGAGGGAGGCTATGTGTGGGCATGCAAGAACTACGATGGTGATGTCCAAAGTGATTTCCTGGCACAAG GATTCGGGTCACTTGGATTGATGACATCTGTTCTG GTCTGCCCGGATGGAAAGACGATTGAAGCTGAAGCAGCTCATGGAACGGTAACTCGTCACTACAGGGTACACCAGAAAGGTGGGGAGACGAGCACAAACAGCATAGCCTCCATCTTTGCTTGGACTCGTGGACTTGCACACAG AGCTAAGTTAGATGACAACTCAAAACTCTTGGAATTTACCGAGAAGCTTGAAGCTGCTTGTGTGGGTACGGTGGAGTCTGGAAAAATGACGAAAGATCTTGCACTCATCATTCACGGCTCGAA GCTCTCAAGGGACACTTACTTGAACACAGAGGAGTTCATCGATGCAGTTGCAGATGAGCTCAAGACAAGACTTGGCATCAAAGCTTAA
- the LOC106322672 gene encoding peroxiredoxin-2B yields MAPIAVGDVVPEGSISFFDENDQLQTVSVHSLAAGKKVILFGVPGAFTPTCSMKHVPGFIEKAEELKSKGVDEIICFSVNDPFVMKAWGKTYPENKHVKFVADGSGEYTKLLGLELDLKDKGLGVRSRRFALLLDNLKVTVANVESGGEFTVSSADDILKAL; encoded by the exons ATGGCTCCGATTGCTGTCGGCGATGTTGTACCTGAAGGATCTATCTCCTTCTTCGACGAGAACGATCAGCTCCAGACTGTCTCCGTTCACTCCCTCGCCGCTGGTAAGAAGGTCATCCTCTTCGGTGTCCCTGGTGCTTTCACCCCCACCTGCAG CATGAAGCATGTGCCTGGATTCATCGAGAAAGCAGAGGAGCTGAAGTCAAAGGGCGTTGACGAGATCATTTGCTTTAGTG TGAATGATCCGTTTGTGATGAAGGCATGGGGGAAGACGTACCCGGAGAACAAGCATGTGAAGTTTGTGGCTGACGGTTCAGGAGAATACACGAAGCTTCTTGGACTCGAGCTCGACCTCAAGGACAAGGGTCTTGGTGTTAGGTCAAGGAGATTTGCTCTGTTGCTCGATAACCTCAAGGTCACTGTTGCCAACGTTGAATCTGGCGGCGAGTTCACAGTTTCTAGCGCCGATGATATCCTCAAGGCTCTCTAA